In Mycobacterium sp. Aquia_216, a genomic segment contains:
- a CDS encoding acyl-CoA dehydrogenase family protein, which translates to MAINLELPRKMQAVIDKAHQGAAEMMRPIARKYDVHEHAYPVELDTLASLFSGAAESNAVGLAGAEAFRSSESKEENRNGSNMAAVLQTLEASWGDAAMMLSIPYQGLGNAAISGVATDEQLNRLGRVWAAMAITEPSFGSDSAAVSTTAKLDGDEYVINGEKIFVTAGSRATHIVVWATLDKSQGRPAIKSFIVPREHPGVSVERLENKLGIKGSDTAVIRFDNVRIPKDNLLGNPEIESGKGFSGVMETFDNTRPVVAGMAIGIARAALEELRKILTAAGVEIDYDRPAHAQSAAAAEFLRMEADWEASYQLTLRAAWQADNKIPNSKEASMAKAKAGRVGTDITLKAVELAGTTGYSEQTLLEKWARDSKIMDIFEGTQQIQQLVVARRLLGLSSAELK; encoded by the coding sequence ATGGCAATCAATCTGGAACTGCCCCGCAAGATGCAAGCGGTGATCGACAAGGCGCACCAGGGCGCCGCCGAAATGATGCGCCCGATCGCCCGCAAGTACGATGTCCACGAGCACGCCTACCCGGTGGAGCTGGACACCTTGGCCAGTCTGTTCTCCGGAGCCGCTGAATCCAACGCCGTGGGGCTCGCGGGAGCCGAGGCGTTCCGTAGCAGCGAGAGCAAGGAAGAAAATCGCAACGGCTCCAACATGGCGGCGGTGCTGCAGACGCTGGAGGCCAGCTGGGGCGACGCGGCGATGATGCTGTCGATACCCTATCAGGGCCTGGGCAACGCGGCGATCAGCGGCGTGGCCACCGACGAGCAGTTGAACCGGCTGGGCCGGGTCTGGGCCGCAATGGCCATCACCGAGCCGAGCTTCGGATCCGACTCGGCGGCCGTGTCCACAACTGCCAAGCTGGACGGCGACGAATACGTCATCAACGGCGAAAAGATCTTCGTCACAGCGGGTTCGCGGGCCACACACATCGTGGTGTGGGCAACGCTGGACAAGTCGCAAGGCCGCCCGGCGATCAAGTCGTTCATCGTGCCGCGCGAGCATCCCGGTGTCAGCGTCGAGCGGCTGGAGAACAAGCTCGGCATCAAAGGATCCGACACCGCGGTGATCCGGTTCGACAACGTGCGGATACCCAAGGACAACCTACTGGGAAATCCCGAAATCGAATCGGGCAAAGGATTTTCCGGCGTCATGGAGACGTTCGACAACACCCGGCCGGTGGTTGCGGGCATGGCCATCGGTATCGCCCGGGCCGCCTTGGAAGAGTTGCGCAAGATCTTGACCGCGGCCGGAGTGGAGATCGACTACGACAGGCCCGCGCACGCCCAATCCGCCGCCGCGGCCGAGTTCCTGCGGATGGAGGCGGACTGGGAGGCCAGCTACCAGCTGACCCTGCGCGCCGCGTGGCAGGCCGACAACAAAATCCCCAACTCCAAAGAGGCGTCGATGGCCAAGGCCAAGGCCGGCCGGGTGGGCACTGACATCACTCTGAAGGCAGTCGAATTAGCCGGCACCACAGGCTATTCGGAGCAGACGCTGTTGGAGAAGTGGGCGCGTGATTCGAAGATCATGGACATCTTCGAGGGCACCCAGCAGATTCAACAGCTGGTAGTCGCCCGGCGCCTGCTCGGCCTGTCGTCCGCCGAGCTCAAGTAG
- a CDS encoding pyridoxamine 5'-phosphate oxidase family protein, which produces MTDEPSVVLSEDESWRRLGGVALGRLVTSFAGEPEIFPVNYAVQDRTVLFRTAEGTKLFSAVANSVVVFEADDHDVAQGWSVIVRGRARLLRTAAEIEEAERVELMPWTATVKKHFVRVTPTDITGRHFTFGPEPDPNASFA; this is translated from the coding sequence ATGACTGACGAGCCCTCGGTAGTTTTGTCGGAAGACGAGAGTTGGCGCAGGTTGGGCGGCGTCGCCCTGGGCCGACTGGTGACCAGCTTCGCCGGTGAGCCCGAAATCTTCCCGGTGAACTATGCGGTGCAAGATCGAACGGTGCTATTTCGCACTGCCGAGGGCACCAAATTGTTTTCCGCCGTCGCGAACAGCGTTGTGGTGTTCGAGGCCGACGACCACGACGTCGCCCAAGGCTGGAGTGTCATCGTCCGGGGCCGCGCACGCCTGCTGCGTACCGCGGCGGAGATCGAGGAAGCCGAACGCGTCGAGCTGATGCCGTGGACCGCAACCGTCAAGAAGCATTTTGTCCGGGTGACCCCGACCGACATCACCGGACGCCACTTCACCTTTGGTCCGGAACCCGACCCGAACGCATCCTTTGCGTGA
- a CDS encoding acyl-CoA dehydrogenase family protein: MTDTFSGSNTPNPRAKRRGRKTGVGMQPHKRTGIDITLALLTPIVGQDFLDKYHLRDPLNRGLRYGTKTIFSTAGAASRQFKRVQNLRSGPTRLKSSGKDFYDLRPDDEQKMIVETLEDFAEEVLRPAAHDADEAASYPPDLIAKAAELGITAINIPEDFEGIAAHRSSVTNVLVAEALAYGDMGLALPILAPGGVASALTHWGSADQQATYLPEFAGENVPQACVAIAEPQPLFDPTRLKTTAVRTPSGYRLDGVKSLVPAAADAELFIVGAQLNGKPALFIVESDAKGLTVKADPSMGIRAAALGQLELSGVSVPPNARLGEDDATDGDYSEAIALSRLGWAALAVGTSHAVLDYVIPYVKEREAFGEPVARRQAVAFMCANIAIELDGLRLITWRGAARAEQGLPFVREAALAKRLGTDKGMQIGLDGVQLLGGHGYTKEHPVERWYRDLRAIGVAEGVVVI, from the coding sequence ATGACGGACACTTTCTCCGGCTCAAATACTCCAAACCCGCGCGCCAAACGGCGCGGCCGCAAAACCGGCGTCGGGATGCAACCGCACAAACGCACCGGAATCGACATCACCCTGGCGCTCCTCACCCCGATCGTCGGCCAGGACTTCCTGGACAAATACCACCTGCGCGACCCGCTGAACCGGGGCCTGCGCTACGGGACCAAAACGATCTTCTCCACCGCCGGTGCCGCTTCCCGGCAGTTCAAGCGGGTCCAGAACCTGCGCAGCGGACCGACCCGGCTCAAGTCCAGCGGCAAGGACTTCTACGACCTGCGGCCCGACGACGAACAGAAGATGATCGTCGAGACCCTCGAGGACTTCGCCGAAGAGGTGCTGCGGCCCGCCGCGCACGATGCGGACGAGGCGGCGAGCTACCCGCCCGACCTGATCGCGAAGGCCGCGGAACTGGGCATCACCGCGATCAACATCCCCGAAGATTTCGAGGGCATCGCCGCGCATCGCTCGAGCGTGACCAACGTGCTGGTGGCCGAGGCGCTGGCCTACGGCGACATGGGTTTAGCGCTGCCCATCCTGGCCCCGGGCGGCGTGGCCTCCGCACTGACCCACTGGGGCAGCGCCGACCAGCAGGCCACCTATCTGCCCGAGTTCGCCGGCGAGAATGTCCCACAGGCCTGTGTGGCCATCGCCGAACCGCAACCGCTGTTCGACCCGACCCGGCTGAAGACCACCGCGGTACGCACGCCGAGCGGATACCGACTCGACGGCGTGAAGTCATTGGTCCCGGCCGCGGCCGACGCCGAGCTGTTCATCGTCGGCGCGCAACTCAACGGCAAGCCGGCATTGTTCATCGTTGAGTCGGATGCCAAAGGCCTTACCGTCAAAGCAGATCCGAGCATGGGTATCCGCGCCGCGGCCCTGGGTCAGCTCGAGCTGTCCGGGGTTTCGGTGCCGCCGAACGCCCGGCTGGGTGAGGACGACGCCACCGACGGCGACTACTCCGAAGCGATCGCGCTGTCCCGGCTGGGCTGGGCGGCGCTGGCGGTGGGCACCTCACACGCGGTCCTCGACTACGTCATCCCGTACGTAAAGGAACGCGAGGCATTCGGTGAGCCCGTCGCCCGCCGTCAAGCCGTGGCGTTCATGTGCGCCAACATCGCCATCGAGTTGGACGGGTTGCGGCTGATCACCTGGCGCGGTGCCGCACGGGCCGAACAGGGGCTTCCGTTCGTCCGCGAAGCGGCGCTGGCCAAGCGACTCGGCACCGACAAGGGCATGCAAATCGGACTGGACGGCGTGCAGCTGCTCGGCGGTCACGGCTACACGAAAGAACACCCCGTCGAGCGCTGGTACCGCGACCTGCGCGCCATCGGCGTCGCCGAGGGCGTCGTAGTCATCTAG
- the hisN gene encoding histidinol-phosphatase, which produces MSQNDLALAMTLADRADMLTRDRFGALDLRVDTKPDLTPVTDADRAVEADLRDVLGRERPNDSVVGEEFGGTTTFTGRQWIIDPIDGTKNFVRGVPVWASLIALLDDGVPSVGVVTAPALQRRWWASRGQGAFVSVDGRPPRMLSVSSVAQLDSASLSFSSLSGWAQRGLRDRFIDLTDAVWRVRAYGDFLSYCLVAEGAVDIAAEPEVSAWDLAALDILVREAGGTFTGLDGVAGPHRGDAVATNGLLHARVLAALV; this is translated from the coding sequence ATGAGTCAGAACGATCTCGCGTTGGCGATGACGCTCGCCGACCGCGCGGACATGCTGACTCGCGACCGGTTCGGTGCGCTGGACCTGCGGGTCGACACCAAACCGGACCTCACTCCGGTCACCGACGCCGACCGGGCGGTCGAAGCCGACCTGCGCGACGTCCTCGGGCGCGAGCGACCGAACGACAGCGTCGTCGGCGAGGAATTCGGCGGGACCACCACGTTCACCGGACGGCAATGGATCATCGACCCGATCGACGGCACCAAGAACTTCGTGCGCGGTGTACCGGTGTGGGCCAGCTTGATCGCATTGCTCGACGACGGCGTCCCCTCGGTCGGCGTCGTGACTGCACCGGCGCTGCAGCGCCGATGGTGGGCGTCGCGCGGCCAGGGCGCCTTCGTCTCGGTCGACGGCCGCCCACCGCGAATGCTGTCGGTTTCCTCAGTGGCACAACTAGATTCGGCTAGCCTTTCGTTTTCCAGCCTGTCCGGCTGGGCGCAGCGCGGTCTGCGCGACCGCTTCATCGACTTGACCGACGCGGTATGGCGGGTACGCGCCTACGGCGACTTCTTGTCGTACTGCCTCGTCGCCGAGGGAGCCGTCGATATCGCGGCCGAACCAGAGGTTTCGGCGTGGGACCTGGCCGCACTCGACATCCTGGTGCGCGAGGCGGGCGGGACGTTCACCGGCCTGGACGGCGTCGCGGGACCGCACCGCGGCGACGCCGTCGCGACAAACGGCCTGCTCCATGCGCGCGTGCTCGCAGCCTTGGTGTGA